A single region of the Candidatus Curtissbacteria bacterium genome encodes:
- a CDS encoding glutaredoxin family protein: protein MAKVTMYTTSTCPFCVMQKTFFKDKKIEYQEILVDENPDEAMKMIEISGQMGVPFTVIDQDNGERVTILGFDQARLSEALDLS, encoded by the coding sequence ATGGCAAAAGTTACAATGTACACAACCAGCACTTGCCCTTTTTGCGTAATGCAGAAAACGTTTTTCAAGGACAAAAAGATTGAGTATCAGGAAATTCTAGTTGACGAAAATCCTGATGAAGCAATGAAGATGATTGAAATCTCGGGCCAAATGGGTGTTCCTTTTACGGTTATCGACCAAGACAACGGCGAAAGGGTCACCATACTCGGTTTTGACCAAGCGAGACTCTCCGAGGCTTTAGATTTATCTTGA